The DNA sequence CGCATGGCCTTCACCAGCTGGTCCTTGTCTTCAGCCGACAAGGGGGCTTTCATGTTGTAAATGATTTCAAAGACGTCGTCTTTGATGTCCTCCCAGCGGTTGATATACTtggtcggcggcggcattgTG is a window from the Podospora pseudocomata strain CBS 415.72m chromosome 6, whole genome shotgun sequence genome containing:
- a CDS encoding hypothetical protein (EggNog:ENOG503PH53) codes for the protein MPPPTKYINRWEDIKDDVFEIIYNMKAPLSAEDKDQLVKAMRERGYNIGWNGLREPTKLSTH